The DNA region GGATGCAGTTGCGCCGTTTTTGTTTCTGAGTTCACATCAAATGTAAAAAAATCCAGACCATttgattatgaaaaaaaaaagaggtaaaTCAATGGAGGGAAGTGTTCATAGACACTCTTTAGATTGTTACAAAGCATTAACATAATTGGTTGAGGCTGCTATTAAATGAAAAATGCCAACTTCAAAGTATCACTTACAAGAAACAACCATGCCTCATTGGTACCTAAAGGTGGACATCTCtgcaaaccaaaagagaaattaacaaataaatctcttgcttcttcagcaaaaaaaaaaagtcacgaGCGGAATTAAATATACATAAAGCTTAATTTTTACCTTGCAGAATTTCTTAAAAACCGGGAATACGATACCATCATTTACAATGACCTCTGCATGACTTCTGATCAAAGCTATCCACTGTAATAGATAAAACAAGAATGAGATTTAAAACTTCATGAAGTGAAAAGGAACCTCTTGTCCCTCACAATTTGATGCTTCAGAAATCTTGGTAAGCAATCAAATTCAGCAATGTTAGTTTCACAAGCAAGACAATGAAGATACCTGGGATCCTTTTCGCCATTTCTCTTCAGGTATGACTGGAGACATTTTCACACTGTACCGTGTCTCTTTTGTATGAAGAAAACTGCAAATAGAAAGCAACAAACATAGTTTACCATTCATCTAAATAACTCCTCTTATAATACACCAGTTATCAATCAGgccatatatatcaaatatgaaGTACTAAAGAAACCTCATAAAAATTCAGAGTTGCATATCTACCTATCCACAAAACTCCTCGGTGAAGAGATAaggtatctatatatatagccaaaGTCATATAACGGAGCACATCTGCAAAACAGACGAAAGCAAATTGAAATAAGTGCGTCGTAAATCACATATGTACAGTTCCGCAAGCAAAAGGGAACTCAATGGAGTAATGCTGAAAGAAGAAGGCACCACACCTGTCAGAGAGAAGAACAAATCTTTGATTGCACTGATCCTCTAAAGCAGAAGCAAACAACAATCTTTCAGCTGCAATCATGCTTGATTCTCCCCATACTACCTATATAATAAACACACTCATCCTAAGTTTTTCAATTCAATCCACTCTTAATCCTTAGGAACAGTTCTAAAAATGAAGACTCACCTTAATACTATTGTTCAATTGGCGATTATAAAAATACTGAGACCGCGTAGTGTCTTCATTAAACACGAAACCAGGTAACGAATGTACATAGATTGAGAAATTAGCATGATCCACACCCTACAAATTCACCAAAATCAGCAATTTTGAAAGAACAGCTAAAATCAAAAGACTTGGGTCAACTACGACCTTGAAGAAACTATCCCACAAAAAATCAAGAGGGAGATCACGGCGAGCTAAGAAAAGGAAAGCGAGCTTGGGACGAAGATCGCCGGAGTATTCACGGAGCGGGGTGGTACGAGATCTCGCGACGGAGAGCGGCAATGTCGAGACGGAATGGTAATGTAGTTGGATCCTTAAGAGAGCGAAAAGGCAAAGCGCGGCGGAGAAAACGATAACGAGCTTCCATCCAAGCCAAACGACGCCGCGACGTGACGACGGAGGCTGAATCTGCGGCTGTGGTTTCCCCGTCATTGTCGTAGTAGTAGTACCTTGATAAAATCGCGATCATTCGAGTCTCTcactgtctctctctctataggGTTTTGTTGAAGTCAAATAAAAAGGTTCAGAAGAAACGGAAACTGAATTATTTGGAAATTAAacatttgagagaagaagaaagaaaggtaGACGAAGATGGTAGTTAGAGACGGTATAAACCTTCTGAAAACGACGTCGTAAGGCGCGTACACGTTTTTAAGTTAGGTGGGGTCTACGTTAAtatgaaaagttgaaaacacTACTTTCTTGTTGTCCTAAATTGAAATTCAACTACAAATATGTCACAATATGGTAGTATGTTATTTACAATTTGACTAAGAATATTAATTATCCAAGACACTAAATGTATTTACTTTCcttctaaacaaataaaaaatactaggatttaacccgtggtaTACCACGGGAcaactatttaattttatttataatgatagtTGATTTTAGcggtatttaatttaataataaaattatatatttttaatttttaatctttttatatttagtgatacaattattcttaaagtattataattttatcatgaaaaacactaaaattatgaattataactgtttgtataatgtatatttaATCAGAATAATtaactgttttatttatttaaaataatactatttttttgatatataattatttaatttaattgattgtttatttttcagtgtatacaatttaatgattgatttttctattttttttattttggaatacatatatagaaaagaattTTGCTATTAATAAGGAATTTAAgtagaattaattagtttctatgaaaaaaatgattctgtcaatttacaatattttacttcttgcttttagtgcaattttgtagggactaaaattttaaataaacaaaattaaaagggtagaacccaaaatgtatttcaaaaatatatatatatagattagattttcagtttaggaaatttattaatgttaatataattattgagattgtaaacttttgttatagaaaatttgtggtatatcatttaaatttgagagattctagcatccataaaatagttttagagatttaatgagttaaaactttaatggatagatttgtttttggaaaaatcggaatgtatagatgttgttaagattttatggcaataaatgtaacaaatgttagtcagtttaaaaaagtttagtatttgagtttttctgcaatgttatttatggaatttctATAGGGGttattgttgtaaaaaaaataataataattaaaatttaaagggcataaaccaaatgtactttaaaaatgttaatatagattcaaCTTTGAGGATTAATGTGCATTTTATAAGGtaacattaattaaaagtttaaaataacccaaaaaaaaaaagaagaagtctgttaaaaaaaaaaaaaagaagtcaaaacTACGGCTACACATTTTGTGATGTTACCATATCTCAACCTTTTCATTTGCTCTTCAAAAGAAGATTACATCAAATATTcatctgccaaaaaaaacaatggccTCCAATTCAAAAAGTTACATCAAAATCCCCATTTGAAAAAAGGAATCATTGTTTTCAAGAGACGCATGTTTCTACATAATATATATCCCAACAGCAAAAGCCAACTACAAATAGTCATGGCTTTACaatcctacaaaaaaaattctgctGCCAATCCTACAACTACAACAAAGCCATAGTGAAGCTTTTTAGTTGAGATCTGCCAATAATGTCTCCACTTCTTTCAGTGCTTGTTCCACTGCGTAGATCACCATTTTCTTTATCTGTTTTCACATGGCAAAAGATTCaaagaagattaaaacaaaaaaataatccaaaattaGAAATCACCGCAAAATACTCACCTCAAGTTTGTCTTCTCTGGCTTTGTGGTTCTTAGGTAGTTGTCTAAACTCATCAGTCAAACGGAGACACTCATCTATGTTCTCTGGGGAAACAAAATCAACAGCTACCTTTGTGCACGACTGTTCCAAATCCACATTAAAAATCCGTTACATAAGTTAAAAAGACAATAAGAAAAAGTTAGTTTATAAGACAAAAAGTTATCCAAACAATAATAACCTTGAGATTCCGAACTTGATGAGGACAACCCGCTGGAATAAACACTGCTTCTCCTAGCTTTTGCACAAATGTCCATGGCTCAATCCCTTATATTCAAAGATAAcaattataaacaaacatatgacTGACTACAATGTTGGACGTCACAGTTATTACAGTTACAAGTAAATCATACCAAATTCCGCCTTGAGTTTTCTTTTGTGCTCCACGGTCAAGAAACAATATTGGTCATGTATAGGATGATACACCTAACAAAAGAATCCTATCATCCAAAATAACCTACTAGAGACTCAGAAATGAAACGTTTCCcagattattttatatttgcTAACCTTTTTCACACGAGAGCAATAAGTATGTCTAAATTCTTTGCAATGCTTCCTTAGATACTCTTCAAGCTTAGGAACATCTTCTCTTCTAAATATGTCCCAAAGTGCACCTCCAATTTCATCATGATACCCATTCTCATAACTCACAATCTCTTTTCCCTCTGAACCATTTTGCTCCTGAAGCTCTTTCTCATTCTGTTGCTTGTGTTTCTCTTTCAGAGCTTCTATGGCAACTCGTTGCTCCTCAGTTATTGTTACTTCAGCCGTATGCATCAGGATATTAACCTACAAACAAGACACCTTTATATATTTGACAAACTACATTTGTATTTAACATTATTGTGTAAAGAATTCCGAAAACTTACTGCATCTGACATATCACAGTGAAGCTTAGTGACTGAATCGCCTCTACCGAGCTCATCTGAAATCCCATATGCAATGTAGGTTTTTGGACCAAGATCTGGTTTAAGGATTCCTTCGGGAAGTTTTGTAGCAATGTTGAGGATTCCGGATCTAGGATCGCTATATTCTTGGAACGGTAATGCTGAAATGAACTCATCGCAGTGACGAGGTAAAAGGTTTTCAAACTTGTCTGAAGGAGGCCAATCCTTCAGCTTCAGCATCTCAGGCCAGAAGTTACCATATGTTCTTCCTTTGCTGTATCCTTCAAAGAAACATCGAGTATCGATCTTCACCTGAAATAATAAGAAACAAGATGAGCTACAGAACCTCTAAAACAcctttaaaaaactttataagaaaTGAGTTTTTACCTCACAGTTAGCTAAACAATCGATAGCTTTCACATCAGACATGTTAGTGCTAGTTGGTGAATCAACATTCTCACATAAAGCCCGCCACATCACCATTGGCTCCCAGCTTAAACCAGCTGTGATGTCAAGGGCGTTTCGAACGATCACTGGTTCACCTTTGGACCAATGCTCTTGGAAATGTAGAAGCTCTTCTTGCATCAGGACATCAAAAGAATCAGGAGAGTAAAGGTAATTGTCATTGGATCTGTCCCTTGAAGCTGCCTTCCTCTTCATACTCTCCTCCAAATCAGATGAACATCTACAATATGACATTATCGGATCCATAGTATAAGAGGCTAAGAATGTCTCTGCCTTGTTCTCCAAATCTGACATCCAAGTCACTGGTAGGATTCTCTTAAGCTCCAACACAGATTCACCGCAACCGCCTAGCTCTTTTGGCGCACAGGGTATGCTTCCATTTTCATCAGCATTCCATTTAATGGATGTAATATTATTAGTTTCATCCTCAGAAACAGAAGACGAGCTTGGTTCTGCATCTTCGCCATGCATATATCTGCTCCCTTTATTCTCGAATTGTAGCTTGACTTCCGGGCGTTCTGAAAGCCGTCCTCCACGGATCTCTTCGCAACAGTTCAGACAAAGCTCATAAGAGCACTTTGTACAGCTTCTATGCAAGTCAACAATTGAAGTTGCACAGTGGTTACTACAGAGAAAAATGATAAGTCAGTAATATGTGAAATAAATCTAATATCATGTAACTATTCAAACACATGCAAAAAGATGATACTTACCAGAAGACGCGCTCTTCATTTGAGCAGAGAGACTCGGATATATCAACTTGAGAAGTCACTACTCCTATACAGAACATATCAATTACGTTATCTTGTAGCAAGAAAAAATCTTCTGTTAGTAGCAGAGGAAGATCACACTATATATAC from Camelina sativa cultivar DH55 chromosome 3, Cs, whole genome shotgun sequence includes:
- the LOC104770787 gene encoding uncharacterized protein LOC104770787 isoform X2; this encodes MTGKPQPQIQPPSSRRGVVWLGWKLVIVFSAALCLFALLRIQLHYHSVSTLPLSVARSRTTPLREYSGDLRPKLAFLFLARRDLPLDFLWDSFFKGVDHANFSIYVHSLPGFVFNEDTTRSQYFYNRQLNNSIKVVWGESSMIAAERLLFASALEDQCNQRFVLLSDRCAPLYDFGYIYRYLISSPRSFVDSFLHTKETRYSVKMSPVIPEEKWRKGSQWIALIRSHAEVIVNDGIVFPVFKKFCKRCPPLGTNEAWLFLKQKRRNCIPDEHYVQTLLTD
- the LOC104770787 gene encoding uncharacterized protein LOC104770787 isoform X1, whose translation is MTGKPQPQIQPPSSRRGVVWLGWKLVIVFSAALCLFALLRIQLHYHSVSTLPLSVARSRTTPLREYSGDLRPKLAFLFLARRDLPLDFLWDSFFKGVDHANFSIYVHSLPGFVFNEDTTRSQYFYNRQLNNSIKVVWGESSMIAAERLLFASALEDQCNQRFVLLSDRCAPLYDFGYIYRYLISSPRSFVDSFLHTKETRYSVKMSPVIPEEKWRKGSQWIALIRSHAEVIVNDGIVFPVFKKFCKRCPPLGTNEAWLFLKQKRRNCIPDEHYVQTLLTMQGLESEMERRTVTYTVWNVSATKYEAKSWHPVTFTFENSGPEDIKEIKKIDHVYYESESRTEWCKADSRPVPCFLFARKFTNEAAMRIVREGLIGASTNITLL
- the LOC104770809 gene encoding lysine-specific demethylase JMJ25-like isoform X1; translated protein: MKSVVPANGVNNGVKEISKGTCWLEKKKKPVKATSLSSGSSDLEEESNAECVKRVSNKTRKRSKADEIKPKSSRKKRRVGSGGDVECEGRRAKEEVVVVDDAKKNRELKLQVAPFTKAKSRSKSKNSDIADVWFPGNEIDVVSASSSRFDSHLKIEYFIDCRSMTRNLKADLGDLAICHQCSQGERRYLFICTFCEERLYCLPCIKKWYPHMTKDGVIDQCPFCRRTCNCSSCLHSSGLIETSKRKLNNDERFYHFQYLIVSVLPFLKKFCKAQDKEIETEAKFQGVVTSQVDISESLCSNEERVFCNHCATSIVDLHRSCTKCSYELCLNCCEEIRGGRLSERPEVKLQFENKGSRYMHGEDAEPSSSSVSEDETNNITSIKWNADENGSIPCAPKELGGCGESVLELKRILPVTWMSDLENKAETFLASYTMDPIMSYCRCSSDLEESMKRKAASRDRSNDNYLYSPDSFDVLMQEELLHFQEHWSKGEPVIVRNALDITAGLSWEPMVMWRALCENVDSPTSTNMSDVKAIDCLANCEVKIDTRCFFEGYSKGRTYGNFWPEMLKLKDWPPSDKFENLLPRHCDEFISALPFQEYSDPRSGILNIATKLPEGILKPDLGPKTYIAYGISDELGRGDSVTKLHCDMSDAVNILMHTAEVTITEEQRVAIEALKEKHKQQNEKELQEQNGSEGKEIVSYENGYHDEIGGALWDIFRREDVPKLEEYLRKHCKEFRHTYCSRVKKVYHPIHDQYCFLTVEHKRKLKAEFGIEPWTFVQKLGEAVFIPAGCPHQVRNLKSCTKVAVDFVSPENIDECLRLTDEFRQLPKNHKAREDKLEIKKMVIYAVEQALKEVETLLADLN
- the LOC104770809 gene encoding lysine-specific demethylase JMJ25-like isoform X2; this translates as MKSVVPANGVNNGVKEISKGTCWLEKKKKPVKATSLSSGSSDLEEESNAECVKRVSNKTRKRSKADEIKPKSSRKKRRVGSGGDVECEGRRAKEEVVVVDDAKKNRELKLQVAPFTKAKSRSKSKNSDIADVWFPGNEIDVVSASSSRFDSHLKIEYFIDCRSMTRNLKADLGDLAICHQCSQGERRYLFICTFCEERLYCLPCIKKWYPHMTKDGVIDQCPFCRRTCNCSSCLHSSGLIETSKRKLNNDERFYHFQYLIVSVLPFLKKFCKAQDKEIETEAKFQVTSQVDISESLCSNEERVFCNHCATSIVDLHRSCTKCSYELCLNCCEEIRGGRLSERPEVKLQFENKGSRYMHGEDAEPSSSSVSEDETNNITSIKWNADENGSIPCAPKELGGCGESVLELKRILPVTWMSDLENKAETFLASYTMDPIMSYCRCSSDLEESMKRKAASRDRSNDNYLYSPDSFDVLMQEELLHFQEHWSKGEPVIVRNALDITAGLSWEPMVMWRALCENVDSPTSTNMSDVKAIDCLANCEVKIDTRCFFEGYSKGRTYGNFWPEMLKLKDWPPSDKFENLLPRHCDEFISALPFQEYSDPRSGILNIATKLPEGILKPDLGPKTYIAYGISDELGRGDSVTKLHCDMSDAVNILMHTAEVTITEEQRVAIEALKEKHKQQNEKELQEQNGSEGKEIVSYENGYHDEIGGALWDIFRREDVPKLEEYLRKHCKEFRHTYCSRVKKVYHPIHDQYCFLTVEHKRKLKAEFGIEPWTFVQKLGEAVFIPAGCPHQVRNLKSCTKVAVDFVSPENIDECLRLTDEFRQLPKNHKAREDKLEIKKMVIYAVEQALKEVETLLADLN